A single genomic interval of Picosynechococcus sp. PCC 7003 harbors:
- the ureA gene encoding urease subunit gamma: MQLSPQEKDKLLIFTAFLVAERRKNKGLKLNYPEAVAYISGLILEGAREGKLVAELMSEGQTWLTREDVMTGVAEMVDEVQVEATFPDGTKLVTIHNPIQ, from the coding sequence ATGCAACTCTCGCCCCAGGAAAAAGACAAGCTGCTCATTTTCACTGCTTTTCTCGTGGCCGAACGCCGGAAAAACAAAGGTCTCAAGCTCAACTATCCTGAAGCGGTGGCCTACATTTCAGGCTTAATCCTCGAAGGGGCACGGGAAGGCAAACTTGTCGCCGAACTGATGAGCGAAGGCCAGACTTGGCTGACCCGTGAAGATGTCATGACAGGGGTCGCCGAGATGGTGGATGAAGTACAGGTCGAAGCCACTTTTCCCGACGGGACGAAACTGGTCACGATCCATAATCCCATCCAATAA